One Merismopedia glauca CCAP 1448/3 genomic region harbors:
- a CDS encoding YHYH domain-containing protein, with the protein MGGDMNRFTLMVFLILTFSCLVSNAHSGRTNKQGCHHDKKAGTYHCH; encoded by the coding sequence ATGGGAGGGGATATGAATCGATTTACTTTGATGGTATTTCTGATTTTAACATTTAGCTGTTTAGTATCTAATGCGCATTCTGGCAGAACTAATAAGCAAGGTTGTCATCATGATAAAAAAGCTGGTACTTACCACTGCCACTAA
- a CDS encoding MFS transporter, translated as MNVQLGLRENWKQFSLLILINAFVGGMIGVERTVVPLIGKVEFHIESTTLITSFIISFGLVKAFANLISGQLADYWGRKQVLILGWMFGLPVPFLIIAAPSWNWIIGANILLGLSQGFAWSMTVIMKVDLVGPKGRGTAVGLNEFAGYFSVGVTALVTGYLASSYGLRPVPILLGVVYAVAGSLLTLLLVRDTSEHVKLEARINPKQTSSMTFKEVFLLTSFKDRNLFAASQAGMINNLNDGMSWGILPLFFNTFGLSVANTGLLRSIHPMVWGIGQLVTGPLSDRWGRKGLIVVGMWIQGIALILTAVTDKFEYWFLAAMMMGIGTAMVYPSLIAAVSDASHPTWRAKSLSVYRFWRDLGYAIGALSAGIMADRFGFSLAITVIGVVSLISGVVVAFRMQER; from the coding sequence ATGAACGTACAACTCGGGCTAAGAGAGAATTGGAAACAATTTTCTCTTTTAATACTCATCAATGCCTTCGTGGGGGGCATGATTGGTGTTGAACGAACTGTTGTCCCTTTGATAGGTAAAGTGGAGTTTCATATTGAGTCAACGACTCTAATCACTTCATTCATTATCAGTTTTGGGTTGGTCAAAGCTTTTGCAAATTTAATCTCTGGGCAACTGGCAGATTATTGGGGGCGTAAGCAAGTATTAATCTTGGGGTGGATGTTCGGTTTACCTGTCCCATTTCTAATCATTGCTGCGCCTTCCTGGAATTGGATTATTGGTGCAAATATCTTGCTGGGTTTAAGCCAGGGGTTTGCTTGGTCTATGACTGTCATAATGAAGGTAGATTTGGTTGGCCCAAAGGGTAGGGGAACAGCTGTAGGCTTAAATGAGTTTGCAGGTTATTTTTCAGTCGGAGTAACTGCACTTGTTACCGGATATCTTGCAAGTAGTTATGGCTTACGTCCTGTCCCAATACTGCTAGGTGTAGTTTATGCGGTGGCTGGCTCGTTGTTAACCTTGTTGTTGGTACGAGATACAAGTGAACACGTAAAGCTTGAAGCCAGGATTAATCCAAAACAGACCTCATCTATGACATTCAAGGAGGTGTTTCTACTCACCTCTTTTAAGGATAGGAATCTCTTTGCCGCATCTCAAGCGGGAATGATCAATAACCTAAATGATGGAATGAGTTGGGGAATCTTGCCACTGTTCTTCAATACCTTTGGTTTGAGCGTGGCTAATACTGGTTTACTCAGGTCAATACACCCAATGGTCTGGGGCATAGGCCAGCTTGTCACCGGACCTCTCAGCGACCGATGGGGTAGAAAAGGCCTGATTGTGGTTGGTATGTGGATACAAGGTATTGCGCTGATTCTGACCGCAGTGACAGATAAATTTGAATACTGGTTTCTTGCAGCCATGATGATGGGTATTGGTACTGCAATGGTTTATCCAAGCCTAATCGCGGCAGTCTCAGATGCTTCACATCCAACCTGGAGGGCTAAGTCTCTGAGTGTCTATCGGTTCTGGCGTGATCTAGGATATGCGATCGGTGCTCTTTCAGCCGGAATCATGGCTGACCGCTTTGGATTCAGTTTAGCGATTACTGTCATAGGCGTTGTGAGCTTGATTTCAGGAGTCGTGGTGGCCTTCAGGATGCAGGAGCGTTAA
- a CDS encoding TonB-dependent receptor plug domain-containing protein has translation MPRLSSGAVTHMKTHSKYQPVKLSASVQLSVIFLTLASSPSYADTAEVSAALDIPVVEVEGVRAHSVPLSGKEISERDIKTRSSTTLDTTRLLEDIPGLTVNEAGAISALPAIHGLADERLKIQVDGMDLSAACPNHMNSILSYINPVKVGSVKAFTGITPVSEGGDSIGGTIQVSSLSPVFAEVGKQLINGSVGTFYRSNGYAHGWNASAGFATDQLSFQYSESHLSSSNYRAAKNFKDASTWAPVLRNGLEKTDLDEVGSSSISGSVNKSLDMAFKRDGHLFQLGISQQSVGFEGFPNQRMDMTNNENTSFNFRYTGLFDWGDLNLKLFRQRVKHAMDMSYERSYAMPAMPMLSESQTEGGSLTASLPFLNDHLFKVGGDFKLYKLDDWWPPVQGMGPGAMCCNNFWNVRNGKRDRVGIFAEVESNWTEDWVTSLGVRTDMINADAGKVQGYSAGLYQTDANTFNAKSQGRRDQNYDWTALARYTPDRTQSYELGLARKSRSPSVYELYPWSSFTMAALMNNLVGDGNAYIGNMSLDPEIAHTANISADWHDENRSVWAAKANAYLTYVDNYIDAVRCTLASCGAANTTKTNGFVTLQYENHAAKLYGLDLSAYRVLANDGQLGQWTAKSMIGYVRGENTRTGDNLYHIMPLNGRFTLEHKLGGWTSQAEVQMVSAKTHVSAVRNETETDGYGLLNLRTSYSNKFMKVDLSLENALNKLYYSPLGGAYLGQGFSMTSGIIPWGINVPGMGRSANVAVTFFY, from the coding sequence ATGCCGCGCCTGAGCTCAGGCGCGGTGACACATATGAAGACACACTCAAAATATCAACCGGTCAAACTAAGTGCTTCGGTGCAGCTTAGTGTCATATTTCTTACATTAGCTTCATCCCCCTCATATGCAGATACTGCTGAAGTATCTGCAGCGTTGGATATTCCTGTCGTCGAAGTCGAGGGCGTAAGGGCACACTCTGTTCCGTTGTCAGGTAAAGAAATAAGTGAGCGAGATATCAAGACGCGTAGCTCCACCACCTTGGACACTACGCGTTTGTTAGAGGATATTCCTGGGCTGACTGTGAATGAGGCCGGTGCGATCTCCGCTTTACCAGCCATACATGGGTTGGCAGATGAAAGGTTGAAGATTCAAGTAGATGGTATGGACCTATCTGCAGCATGTCCAAATCACATGAATTCTATTCTTTCATATATTAATCCCGTAAAAGTTGGGAGTGTCAAAGCCTTTACTGGAATCACACCGGTGAGCGAGGGAGGGGATAGTATTGGTGGGACGATACAAGTGTCCTCGTTAAGTCCAGTCTTTGCTGAGGTGGGAAAGCAGCTTATAAATGGGAGTGTTGGTACCTTCTATAGAAGCAATGGGTATGCACATGGTTGGAACGCTTCCGCAGGCTTTGCTACCGATCAACTGAGCTTCCAGTACTCAGAGTCTCATCTGAGCTCCTCAAATTATAGGGCAGCGAAGAATTTCAAAGATGCAAGTACATGGGCGCCAGTTTTACGTAATGGTTTGGAGAAAACAGATTTAGATGAGGTCGGATCTAGTTCGATATCAGGCTCGGTTAACAAGTCTCTGGATATGGCTTTCAAACGTGATGGTCATTTATTCCAATTAGGGATTAGTCAGCAAAGCGTAGGGTTCGAGGGATTTCCGAACCAGCGTATGGACATGACCAATAATGAAAACACGTCCTTCAATTTCAGATATACAGGTTTGTTTGATTGGGGTGACTTGAATCTCAAATTGTTCCGGCAGCGAGTTAAGCATGCCATGGATATGTCATACGAGCGAAGTTATGCAATGCCCGCTATGCCCATGCTCTCTGAGTCACAGACCGAAGGGGGTAGTCTTACTGCATCACTTCCGTTCTTGAATGACCATCTTTTCAAGGTGGGAGGAGATTTCAAACTTTATAAATTAGATGATTGGTGGCCGCCGGTTCAGGGGATGGGACCTGGCGCAATGTGTTGTAATAATTTTTGGAATGTCAGAAATGGCAAACGTGACAGGGTAGGGATCTTTGCTGAGGTAGAAAGCAATTGGACTGAAGATTGGGTTACTTCACTTGGAGTGCGTACAGATATGATCAATGCTGATGCAGGTAAGGTTCAAGGATATAGCGCCGGTCTCTATCAAACTGACGCAAATACTTTCAATGCTAAGAGCCAAGGTCGGCGAGATCAGAACTATGATTGGACTGCGTTGGCTCGCTATACGCCTGATCGTACACAATCGTATGAGCTTGGATTGGCTAGAAAAAGCAGATCACCTAGTGTCTATGAGCTTTATCCATGGTCCTCATTCACGATGGCGGCCCTAATGAATAATCTTGTAGGGGATGGGAATGCATATATAGGCAATATGTCACTTGATCCTGAGATAGCTCACACAGCTAATATTTCAGCCGATTGGCATGATGAAAATCGTTCGGTATGGGCAGCGAAAGCAAACGCCTATCTGACTTATGTAGACAATTATATTGACGCTGTAAGATGCACATTAGCCAGTTGCGGGGCAGCCAATACGACCAAGACTAATGGGTTCGTAACACTGCAATATGAAAATCACGCAGCGAAATTGTATGGCTTGGATTTATCTGCTTATCGGGTACTAGCAAATGATGGTCAACTTGGTCAATGGACTGCAAAGTCAATGATTGGGTATGTGAGAGGTGAAAACACCAGGACCGGTGACAATCTGTATCACATCATGCCACTTAATGGCCGTTTCACTTTAGAGCATAAGCTAGGTGGGTGGACATCGCAAGCAGAGGTGCAGATGGTTTCTGCTAAAACTCATGTCTCAGCTGTTAGAAACGAAACAGAAACCGATGGCTATGGTTTGTTGAACTTGAGGACTAGCTATAGCAATAAATTCATGAAGGTGGATTTAAGTCTGGAGAATGCTTTGAATAAGCTTTATTACTCGCCGTTAGGGGGAGCTTATCTTGGCCAAGGGTTTTCTATGACGTCAGGGATTATTCCATGGGGAATTAATGTTCCTGGCATGGGCCGGTCTGCCAATGTTGCGGTGACGTTCTTCTATTGA
- a CDS encoding PEP-CTERM sorting domain-containing protein, with product MNTINKLLATTAFLALSNSAFATVATYNITTTWFEPDTQPKNTYFVGSFNYDSTTKTITSLAGKLSEAMTGSVNYNASTGINGADNMTWLSLNYQLVSWYDASLGGTFAATFKNNSTNTFWTGAGGNGWSPASGVAAGGIYYGFPSAGANPGNAYALIFVPDNPLTVLTQAQINKLAYADCSAGGIMGASCMTGTSASGYGSVGTMSGYPLSQVISMTTVPVPEPETYAMLLLGLAFMGLSSRQKTLSR from the coding sequence ATGAATACTATTAATAAATTATTGGCCACTACAGCCTTTTTAGCACTGAGCAATTCAGCCTTCGCCACGGTTGCAACTTACAACATTACAACCACTTGGTTTGAGCCAGACACCCAGCCTAAAAACACATATTTTGTGGGTTCATTTAACTATGACAGTACTACAAAAACCATCACTAGCTTAGCAGGAAAGTTAAGTGAGGCTATGACTGGATCAGTCAATTACAACGCAAGTACAGGTATCAATGGTGCCGACAATATGACTTGGTTGAGTTTGAACTACCAATTGGTTTCTTGGTATGACGCCTCCTTGGGAGGTACTTTTGCAGCAACTTTCAAAAATAACAGTACAAATACCTTTTGGACAGGAGCCGGTGGAAATGGATGGAGCCCAGCATCCGGAGTGGCCGCTGGCGGTATCTACTATGGCTTTCCATCAGCAGGTGCTAATCCAGGTAATGCCTACGCCTTAATTTTCGTTCCTGATAATCCATTAACGGTACTGACTCAGGCTCAGATCAACAAACTGGCTTATGCAGATTGCTCAGCAGGTGGAATCATGGGTGCTTCATGTATGACAGGTACTTCAGCAAGTGGTTATGGTTCAGTTGGCACCATGAGTGGCTATCCACTTTCACAAGTTATCAGTATGACGACTGTTCCAGTACCTGAGCCAGAGACATATGCAATGTTATTACTGGGTTTAGCTTTTATGGGTCTGTCTTCCAGACAAAAAACCCTCAGTAGATAA
- a CDS encoding PEP-CTERM sorting domain-containing protein produces MKKSLVLVAFFTMSQSAFAHLSYTGRAFGTFSGLENASATISNQAVSGNYAWADAADGNLGDSHKSKAFSFSLLNDAWVTFSVIANPSATASSVDGLIPGFSIYSGLAALTPFPAPQTSADYDTSAASLAWRSEWAQANIGPGSDFSATNGSWNAIGSWKIGGDGDPSGVESALTSFTYQGSVSSTTHSVTGTFFLSAGDYSIFVGGNDIANKSDVLNSVRNYGLSATLSVAAVPEPTSYALMLAGLSFLAWQVRRSSKATAH; encoded by the coding sequence ATGAAAAAATCATTAGTTTTGGTGGCATTTTTTACGATGTCACAGAGCGCGTTTGCGCATTTAAGTTACACCGGTAGAGCCTTTGGGACATTCTCGGGGCTTGAGAATGCTAGTGCGACTATCAGTAATCAGGCTGTTTCTGGCAATTATGCGTGGGCCGATGCGGCTGACGGTAATTTGGGTGACAGTCACAAATCAAAAGCTTTTAGTTTCAGCTTATTAAATGATGCATGGGTAACTTTCTCGGTGATAGCAAACCCATCCGCTACAGCTAGCTCCGTAGACGGATTGATCCCAGGGTTTTCTATTTACTCTGGTCTTGCGGCCTTAACTCCTTTTCCTGCACCTCAAACTAGCGCGGACTATGACACTTCTGCCGCATCGTTGGCATGGCGTAGTGAATGGGCTCAGGCAAATATTGGGCCTGGTTCTGACTTCAGTGCAACTAATGGCTCTTGGAATGCCATAGGCAGTTGGAAGATTGGTGGAGATGGGGATCCTTCAGGTGTTGAAAGTGCATTAACGAGTTTTACATATCAAGGCTCAGTGTCCTCAACTACACACTCTGTCACAGGCACCTTTTTCCTATCAGCAGGAGACTACAGCATCTTTGTAGGTGGTAATGACATTGCCAATAAATCCGATGTTTTGAACTCAGTCCGCAATTACGGACTTTCCGCCACGTTATCTGTTGCTGCAGTTCCAGAGCCAACTAGTTATGCATTGATGTTGGCAGGTCTTTCGTTCTTGGCTTGGCAGGTTAGGCGTTCCAGCAAGGCAACAGCACATTAA
- a CDS encoding DUF2946 domain-containing protein yields the protein MGNQKVQRMIARIAMMAMLLISLVPTLSIAFPMHNQTSFIQQVCSSTQGTKVIQVITTQGKQISTFIKYKPSEKPISLDHHLNHCPFCHISADQVVVPSQNPSFVLFQLAQTKIALSSYKAPVVSNFKPTAHTSRAPPRFFS from the coding sequence ATGGGAAATCAAAAAGTACAACGAATGATTGCAAGGATTGCCATGATGGCAATGCTTTTGATCAGCCTCGTGCCTACTTTGAGTATCGCATTTCCAATGCATAACCAAACAAGTTTCATCCAACAAGTTTGCTCTTCTACTCAAGGCACTAAAGTAATACAGGTGATTACTACCCAAGGTAAACAAATTTCCACTTTTATTAAATACAAGCCATCTGAAAAACCAATTTCACTAGATCATCACTTAAACCATTGTCCGTTTTGCCATATCTCGGCCGATCAAGTGGTTGTGCCTTCACAAAATCCTTCATTTGTATTATTTCAACTTGCACAGACCAAGATTGCATTAAGTAGCTATAAAGCTCCTGTCGTATCAAACTTCAAACCTACAGCGCATACAAGCCGCGCTCCCCCTCGATTCTTCAGCTAG
- a CDS encoding carboxymuconolactone decarboxylase family protein: MMDWENYRNELMGRIGDLGKLSPDTVGGYMMASKAGSKTNNLDEKTRQLISMAVAVTTRCDGCITVHAEAAVKAGANEAEIAEALGVAVAMNAGAALVYSARALDAVKSVTK; this comes from the coding sequence ATGATGGACTGGGAAAATTATAGAAACGAGCTGATGGGTCGCATTGGTGATTTGGGTAAGTTGTCTCCAGATACTGTTGGTGGATACATGATGGCTAGTAAAGCCGGGTCTAAAACAAATAATCTGGATGAGAAAACACGTCAACTGATCTCAATGGCTGTAGCGGTCACAACACGCTGTGACGGTTGTATTACTGTTCATGCGGAAGCTGCCGTCAAAGCCGGTGCAAATGAGGCGGAAATCGCTGAAGCATTGGGAGTTGCAGTTGCGATGAACGCAGGTGCAGCATTGGTATACTCAGCGCGTGCTTTAGACGCTGTGAAAAGTGTAACCAAGTAA
- a CDS encoding DsbA family oxidoreductase, producing the protein MTTQQVITIEIWSDFICPWCWIAKRRLEQALEKFEHKNAVEIIYRAFRLSVNAAPESFTSAVAQKFGSEARANKLMGMVAEQAAVEGLVYDFESMLFGDTLQAHALVKAIIDPKRKEALVELLYEESTSNGKSIFDKDSLRAIAIKAGISTVVIDDAWQNKRLEALVYQDEAASSRYGSSVPLFVFDGRVVVSGAHPAETILESLNSLKISQQLSSQEGAQVCDLNGCD; encoded by the coding sequence ATGACGACACAACAAGTGATAACGATCGAGATTTGGTCTGATTTCATTTGTCCATGGTGTTGGATTGCCAAGCGGCGCCTTGAACAAGCACTTGAAAAGTTTGAGCACAAAAATGCAGTCGAGATCATTTATAGAGCGTTCAGGCTGTCTGTTAATGCGGCGCCAGAATCATTTACTAGTGCTGTGGCCCAAAAGTTTGGAAGTGAAGCTAGAGCAAACAAGCTTATGGGGATGGTGGCAGAGCAGGCGGCAGTTGAAGGCTTGGTTTATGACTTCGAAAGCATGCTTTTTGGGGATACGTTGCAAGCACATGCATTGGTGAAAGCAATCATTGATCCAAAACGTAAGGAAGCTCTTGTAGAGCTGCTTTATGAGGAGTCAACATCAAATGGAAAGTCTATTTTTGATAAAGACTCTTTGAGGGCAATTGCAATCAAAGCTGGTATTTCAACAGTGGTGATTGACGACGCCTGGCAAAACAAAAGGTTGGAAGCCCTTGTATATCAAGATGAAGCAGCATCTTCAAGATATGGAAGTAGTGTTCCGCTGTTTGTGTTTGATGGACGTGTCGTGGTGTCTGGTGCTCATCCTGCAGAAACTATTCTGGAGTCGTTGAATTCATTAAAAATCTCTCAGCAGCTCTCCAGCCAGGAAGGCGCACAAGTGTGTGACCTAAATGGCTGTGATTGA
- the lpdA gene encoding dihydrolipoyl dehydrogenase, which translates to MHKVETNHTPDAIQADVLVLGAGPGGYTAAFRAADLGLRVVLVDKGDALGGTCLNVGCIPSKALLHAAKVLTEAEEMSAHGIKFTKPSIDLDALRNWKSNNVVDQLTGGLNQLAKQRSVQVIQGKGTFISSHELKVQTSDSATQIIKFTNAIIAVGSSPAILPGVPNDPRIMNSTKALALEDIPERLLVVGGGIIGLELGTVYDALGSRITIAERSPTLMKGSDKDVIRPLHRRMSKRFEKIMVNTVVDHVTPKEDGIHVGFSGDNNIEDEVFDKVLVAIGRKPNGHLVGAEHAGVYIDERGFIPVDKSMRTNVPHIFAIGDVVGNPMLAHKATHEGKIAAEVIAGHTTEFTASVIPSVAYTDPEIAWAGITENEAKERGIGVEVASFPWAASGRAMSINRTEGMTKLIFDKYTNQLLGAAIVGTNAGELITEAVLAIESSIKAWEIGQTIHPHPTLSETICFAAEMNLGTITDLYVKKQNKAA; encoded by the coding sequence ATGCATAAAGTAGAAACAAATCATACACCAGATGCAATCCAAGCAGATGTATTGGTTCTTGGCGCTGGACCGGGTGGCTATACGGCAGCTTTTCGTGCGGCAGACTTAGGACTCCGAGTTGTGTTAGTTGATAAAGGGGATGCTCTGGGCGGCACGTGTTTGAATGTTGGTTGCATTCCGTCCAAGGCATTACTTCATGCTGCGAAGGTACTGACAGAAGCAGAAGAAATGAGTGCACACGGAATCAAGTTTACGAAGCCAAGTATTGATCTGGACGCTCTCAGGAATTGGAAGTCAAACAATGTTGTGGATCAATTGACTGGAGGTTTAAATCAATTGGCCAAGCAACGTTCAGTTCAGGTCATTCAAGGTAAAGGCACTTTCATCTCTTCTCATGAGTTGAAAGTCCAAACCTCTGATTCAGCTACTCAAATCATCAAATTTACGAATGCGATTATTGCTGTAGGTTCTTCACCAGCAATTTTGCCTGGTGTTCCAAACGATCCTCGCATTATGAATTCGACAAAGGCATTAGCATTAGAAGACATTCCAGAGCGGTTGCTTGTCGTGGGTGGTGGGATTATCGGTCTTGAGCTCGGCACAGTATACGATGCACTTGGTTCACGTATCACCATCGCTGAACGCTCTCCTACTTTGATGAAGGGAAGTGACAAAGATGTCATTCGGCCACTACATCGCCGCATGTCCAAACGTTTTGAAAAAATCATGGTGAACACCGTAGTAGATCACGTCACCCCTAAAGAGGATGGCATCCATGTGGGTTTCTCTGGGGACAATAATATTGAAGATGAAGTCTTTGATAAAGTGCTTGTTGCGATTGGCCGTAAGCCAAATGGTCATTTAGTTGGAGCAGAACATGCCGGTGTCTATATTGATGAAAGAGGATTTATACCGGTAGATAAAAGTATGCGTACCAATGTGCCTCACATCTTTGCTATCGGTGACGTCGTGGGCAATCCAATGCTTGCCCATAAGGCTACCCATGAAGGCAAAATTGCTGCCGAGGTTATTGCAGGCCACACCACTGAGTTCACTGCATCTGTTATTCCATCAGTCGCATATACAGATCCCGAGATTGCTTGGGCAGGTATCACTGAAAATGAAGCCAAAGAACGTGGTATCGGTGTTGAGGTTGCTTCTTTCCCTTGGGCTGCGAGTGGGCGGGCGATGTCTATCAACCGCACAGAAGGCATGACCAAACTGATCTTTGACAAGTACACCAATCAGTTACTAGGTGCTGCAATTGTAGGTACCAATGCCGGTGAGCTCATTACTGAAGCGGTGTTGGCGATCGAATCTTCTATTAAAGCTTGGGAAATTGGCCAAACAATCCATCCGCATCCAACGCTTTCTGAAACCATTTGTTTCGCAGCAGAAATGAATTTGGGCACGATTACTGACCTGTACGTTAAAAAGCAGAATAAGGCCGCCTAA
- the lipA gene encoding lipoyl synthase yields MTEIRETGESKTARIPIKIIPESRLKKPNWIKMHPIQGPKFMEVTNLLREQSLVTVCEQASCPNIAECFSKGTATFMILGDLCTRRCPFCDVPHGRPKPPDQLEPLHLAEAIQVLKLKYVVITSVDRDDLLDGGSQHFMECVKSVRDLNPQVTIELLVPDFRGRLGVAIESLSQHPPEVLNHNLETVPRLYKQVRPGADYLHSLSLLESYKAGNPQVLTKSGLMVGLGETEGEVLDVMKDLRDHEVDMLTIGQYLQPSEHHLPVKEYITPEKFEFYTEKAKEFGFLHAACGPMVRSSYHADKQASPLIGNQKATADL; encoded by the coding sequence ATGACAGAAATCAGGGAGACAGGTGAATCCAAAACAGCTCGGATTCCAATTAAGATTATTCCCGAATCCCGACTTAAGAAGCCAAATTGGATAAAGATGCATCCAATCCAGGGGCCAAAGTTTATGGAGGTCACAAATCTGCTTCGAGAGCAGAGTCTTGTGACTGTTTGCGAACAGGCATCTTGTCCAAATATCGCGGAGTGTTTTAGTAAGGGTACTGCCACATTCATGATTTTGGGTGACCTTTGTACTCGTCGTTGCCCCTTTTGTGATGTTCCACATGGACGGCCTAAACCCCCAGATCAACTAGAACCATTACATCTTGCTGAAGCGATTCAAGTTCTAAAGCTGAAGTATGTCGTTATTACTAGCGTGGACAGAGATGACCTACTAGATGGCGGGTCGCAGCACTTTATGGAGTGTGTCAAATCTGTAAGGGATTTAAACCCACAAGTAACTATTGAGTTACTTGTCCCGGATTTCAGAGGACGGCTGGGAGTGGCGATAGAGAGTTTGAGCCAACATCCTCCTGAGGTGCTTAACCACAATCTTGAAACGGTACCTCGCCTATATAAGCAGGTTAGGCCTGGAGCTGACTATCTTCATTCGCTAAGTTTGCTGGAGAGTTATAAGGCAGGCAATCCACAAGTATTAACCAAGTCAGGGTTAATGGTCGGGTTAGGCGAGACCGAAGGAGAGGTCCTGGATGTAATGAAAGACCTGCGGGACCATGAAGTGGACATGTTGACGATTGGACAATATCTACAACCTAGTGAGCACCATTTGCCAGTGAAAGAATATATAACTCCTGAAAAGTTTGAATTTTATACAGAGAAAGCAAAAGAGTTTGGTTTCTTGCATGCGGCTTGTGGGCCCATGGTTCGTTCGTCTTACCACGCTGATAAACAAGCCTCACCATTAATAGGCAATCAAAAGGCAACAGCGGATTTATAA
- a CDS encoding glycine cleavage system protein H → MSLANDCLYHIEHAWVKRIEGDDVLIGVSDFAQDTLGDIVEVYPPTVGSTISLGVPFGSLESRKTVSDLIAPVSGVVMEVNKALISEPFLINDDPHGKGWIVKVKMSNPGELDLLIDVDGYKAAVGV, encoded by the coding sequence ATGAGTTTAGCTAATGATTGTTTGTATCACATCGAGCACGCATGGGTGAAAAGAATCGAGGGTGATGACGTGTTAATCGGTGTATCCGATTTTGCACAAGATACATTAGGTGACATTGTGGAGGTATACCCTCCAACAGTTGGTAGCACTATTTCTCTTGGTGTCCCATTCGGGTCACTGGAATCTCGAAAGACAGTTTCTGACCTTATTGCGCCTGTTAGTGGCGTAGTAATGGAGGTCAATAAAGCACTCATCTCAGAGCCATTTTTGATCAACGATGATCCTCATGGCAAAGGCTGGATTGTTAAAGTCAAAATGTCTAATCCAGGCGAGCTTGATCTTCTGATCGATGTTGACGGCTATAAGGCAGCCGTTGGAGTTTAA
- a CDS encoding rhodanese-like domain-containing protein — MEILTSKQMVALAKQDIQEVDVNKANEMIKDSKTLIVDVREPGEFAEGHIAGAVNVPRGVLEFKLDPENSKELEHLQKKDLPMLVYCRSGSRSALAVQSIQKLGYSLAVSMIGGMEQWSKDGLPATCK; from the coding sequence ATGGAAATTCTAACCTCTAAACAAATGGTTGCATTGGCGAAACAAGACATTCAAGAAGTTGATGTCAATAAAGCGAATGAAATGATCAAAGATTCTAAGACTTTGATAGTGGATGTTCGTGAACCTGGTGAGTTTGCTGAAGGGCACATTGCAGGTGCAGTTAATGTCCCTCGTGGCGTTCTGGAATTCAAACTGGATCCTGAGAATTCCAAGGAGCTTGAACATTTACAGAAGAAGGATTTGCCAATGCTGGTGTACTGCAGATCCGGATCACGCAGTGCACTTGCAGTTCAGTCCATCCAAAAGCTTGGTTATAGCCTGGCCGTTTCCATGATTGGTGGAATGGAGCAATGGAGTAAAGACGGCTTGCCAGCGACCTGTAAATAA
- a CDS encoding OsmC family protein: MSQESVKQALGSLIENIKTNPAASRVVFRASTKLEEDVRCSATVRNFPPLTIDEPPDLGGGDQGMNPVELVLVALGTCQEIMYSAYSAFMGIKLDECKVEVKGYLDLRGLLSIDPAISAGYQQISYTTTLRSSADPKAIEQLIEVVEGHCPVMDILARAQKVTGQTTLNGNPIHSLALNQ; encoded by the coding sequence ATGTCTCAGGAGTCAGTAAAACAAGCTTTAGGTAGTTTGATCGAAAACATTAAAACAAATCCAGCTGCATCACGGGTAGTTTTCCGTGCTTCAACAAAATTAGAAGAGGATGTTCGTTGTTCTGCAACGGTTCGTAACTTCCCACCATTAACCATTGATGAGCCGCCAGATCTGGGTGGTGGTGATCAAGGCATGAACCCAGTGGAACTGGTTCTTGTAGCACTGGGCACTTGCCAGGAAATCATGTACTCAGCTTACTCTGCATTCATGGGTATCAAGCTGGATGAGTGCAAAGTAGAGGTCAAGGGGTATCTGGACCTGCGGGGCCTGCTGAGCATCGACCCTGCCATCAGTGCTGGTTATCAACAAATCTCTTATACAACTACGCTCCGTAGCTCTGCAGATCCTAAAGCAATTGAGCAGTTGATTGAGGTTGTTGAAGGACATTGTCCAGTTATGGATATTTTAGCCCGTGCTCAAAAGGTAACTGGCCAAACAACTTTGAATGGTAATCCCATTCATTCGCTTGCTTTAAATCAATAA